In the Arthrobacter sp. 31Y genome, one interval contains:
- a CDS encoding DUF7059 domain-containing protein, with amino-acid sequence MTDTASSFTSGTTDDAPRSDFPELLSALAADLRALSYTVDGVAELLGASASEALGRDQLIPALLASERLMNSEDPVVRSSAVVVRLWLLAVPQSVADIDSALPGIRAEGLAELGLVTVDSGTVKAKADLRPYGWAANTDGSGGAELWVASDLAAHQQPGVLRHDHVLGIGRASTTLVQTTFRKHSKRALDVGTGCGIQTFHLLHHCEHVTATDISERALAFTRFNLLLNATELELDPENLEGRVSLRLGSLLEPVKGEQFGLVVSNPPFVITPRTSGESSSDQFTYRDGGLPGDDIVASLVQSLAEVLEPGGTAQMLGNWEITSGSDWKDRPQAWLKDAGLDVWFIQREQVGPEQYAETWLQDASQNREDGQYQEAYAAYLDDFASRDVEGIGFGMIWLRRPERTLGAVINRFEEITYPIEQPIGPHLGVAVERADWIAAHSIETAHMVVAEDVTEERHQRPGAAHPGVILLRQGAGLRRTNLLSTELAGFVSACDGQLSVRQIASALVSLLGGGEDFDEKAFREGLIRDVTNLVLDGFLLPDPAQVSE; translated from the coding sequence GTGACTGACACCGCTTCCTCCTTTACTTCCGGCACCACCGACGATGCTCCCCGCAGTGACTTCCCCGAACTGCTGTCGGCGCTCGCCGCAGATCTTCGTGCTCTCTCCTACACGGTGGACGGCGTGGCTGAACTTTTGGGTGCTTCCGCCTCGGAGGCACTTGGCAGGGACCAGCTCATTCCCGCGCTCCTGGCCAGTGAGCGGCTCATGAATTCCGAGGACCCTGTAGTCCGGTCTTCGGCGGTGGTTGTTCGTCTTTGGCTGCTCGCCGTTCCACAGTCCGTGGCGGACATCGATTCCGCCCTCCCCGGTATCCGTGCGGAGGGGCTCGCGGAGCTGGGGCTGGTCACTGTGGATTCCGGGACGGTTAAGGCCAAAGCGGACCTACGCCCGTACGGCTGGGCCGCCAACACGGATGGCAGCGGCGGCGCGGAGCTCTGGGTAGCCAGCGACCTCGCAGCACATCAGCAGCCGGGCGTGTTGAGGCATGACCATGTCCTGGGAATCGGCCGTGCCTCCACAACGCTGGTCCAAACCACGTTCAGGAAGCACAGTAAACGAGCGCTGGATGTGGGCACAGGCTGCGGTATCCAAACGTTTCATTTGCTCCATCACTGCGAGCACGTGACGGCCACGGATATCTCCGAGAGGGCGCTCGCCTTTACCCGTTTCAACCTTCTGCTGAACGCCACGGAACTTGAGCTGGACCCCGAGAACCTGGAGGGCAGGGTAAGCCTGCGGCTTGGCTCGCTGCTTGAACCCGTAAAAGGGGAGCAGTTCGGCCTGGTGGTATCGAATCCGCCGTTCGTTATCACTCCGCGAACGAGCGGCGAATCGTCGTCGGACCAGTTCACGTACCGCGACGGCGGTCTTCCCGGCGATGACATCGTGGCGTCCCTTGTGCAGTCCCTCGCGGAGGTCCTGGAGCCCGGCGGAACAGCTCAAATGCTGGGCAACTGGGAGATAACCTCCGGTTCGGACTGGAAGGACAGGCCCCAGGCATGGCTCAAGGACGCAGGTTTGGACGTCTGGTTCATTCAACGGGAACAGGTTGGTCCTGAACAATACGCGGAGACCTGGCTTCAGGACGCTTCGCAGAACCGTGAGGATGGGCAATACCAGGAAGCGTACGCAGCCTATCTGGATGATTTTGCTTCCAGGGACGTTGAAGGAATTGGCTTCGGCATGATCTGGCTGCGCCGTCCGGAGCGAACGCTCGGGGCCGTCATCAACCGCTTCGAGGAAATTACTTACCCAATCGAACAACCGATTGGACCTCACTTGGGTGTTGCTGTGGAACGGGCTGACTGGATAGCGGCTCACTCGATTGAGACGGCGCACATGGTGGTTGCCGAGGACGTCACGGAGGAACGGCACCAGCGTCCGGGAGCTGCTCATCCAGGAGTCATCCTCCTCAGGCAAGGGGCTGGCCTCCGGAGGACCAATTTGCTGAGCACTGAACTCGCCGGTTTCGTCTCCGCCTGCGACGGCCAATTGTCAGTCCGGCAGATTGCCTCGGCCTTGGTCTCGCTTCTTGGCGGTGGCGAGGACTTTGATGAGAAGGCTTTCCGTGAAGGCCTCATCCGCGATGTCACCAACCTGGTGCTGGACGGATTCCTCCTTCCGGACCCGGCGCAGGTCAGCGAGTGA
- the trhO gene encoding oxygen-dependent tRNA uridine(34) hydroxylase TrhO, with protein sequence MALNRIVLFYGFTPIADPDAVRLWQRALCEKLGLTGRILISKDGINATVGGELNNMKQYVKTTREYKGFHDIDFKWSEGGAADFPRLSVKVRDEIVSFGAPGELKVDANGVVGGGKHLQPDELHALVDAKKTNGEDVVFFDGRNAFEAQIGKFKDAIVPDVDTTHDFIKELDSGKYDDLKDKPIVTYCTGGIRCEVLSSLMVNRGFKEVYQLDGGIVRYGETFKDKGLWEGSLYVFDKRMHVEFSEEARTIGECVRCAAPTNKFENCSNLSCRTLTLYCAECASSPETLRCPGGCEAA encoded by the coding sequence GTGGCTTTGAACCGAATTGTGCTCTTCTATGGCTTTACCCCGATCGCCGACCCCGACGCCGTGCGTCTATGGCAGCGCGCCCTGTGCGAAAAGCTGGGTCTGACCGGCCGGATCCTCATATCGAAGGACGGCATCAACGCCACGGTGGGCGGCGAGCTCAACAACATGAAGCAGTACGTGAAGACCACCCGTGAATACAAGGGTTTTCATGACATCGACTTCAAATGGTCGGAGGGAGGCGCCGCCGATTTCCCGCGCCTCAGCGTCAAGGTCCGCGACGAGATCGTGTCGTTCGGAGCACCCGGTGAGCTGAAAGTGGACGCGAACGGCGTGGTGGGCGGCGGTAAGCACCTCCAACCAGATGAACTCCACGCACTGGTGGATGCCAAAAAGACCAACGGCGAAGACGTGGTGTTCTTCGACGGCCGCAATGCGTTCGAAGCCCAAATCGGTAAGTTCAAGGACGCAATCGTCCCGGACGTCGACACCACCCACGACTTCATCAAGGAACTCGATTCCGGCAAGTACGACGACCTCAAGGACAAGCCCATAGTCACGTACTGCACGGGCGGAATCCGCTGTGAAGTGCTGTCCAGCCTGATGGTCAACAGGGGCTTTAAAGAGGTGTACCAATTGGACGGCGGGATTGTCCGCTACGGCGAGACGTTCAAGGACAAGGGCCTGTGGGAAGGCTCGCTCTACGTCTTCGACAAGCGCATGCACGTCGAGTTCAGCGAGGAAGCCAGAACAATTGGTGAATGCGTCCGCTGCGCTGCACCCACCAACAAGTTCGAGAACTGCTCCAACCTCAGTTGCCGTACTTTGACCCTCTACTGCGCGGAATGTGCCTCCAGCCCTGAAACGCTCCGCTGCCCCGGAGGCTGCGAAGCCGCCTGA
- a CDS encoding GNAT family N-acetyltransferase encodes MSPDALVEDIAHLLEVWVAGWSGCRGYELSQEGRFPAALRADKTGDWEYFAHDPSDDEFAALASKTAEAPTRILTVLTNDVQRYKYLAEQRGLTVTSASQTMMIVDMETQDAEDPWLPDDDLELATSESNGVHYAVVHSGEQVAASGRVYVVNGTAIFDKIVTEPDFQRRGLGSFIMKALAAQAFAHDVENGLLLASLDGQKLYSHLGWDVVGHVLMMSSGTEGSDLSGA; translated from the coding sequence ATGAGTCCAGACGCCTTGGTTGAAGACATTGCGCACCTCTTGGAAGTCTGGGTGGCCGGCTGGTCCGGCTGCCGCGGCTATGAACTAAGCCAAGAAGGCCGCTTCCCCGCCGCACTTCGCGCCGACAAAACCGGGGACTGGGAGTATTTCGCCCATGATCCCTCAGACGACGAGTTCGCCGCCTTGGCCAGCAAGACGGCAGAAGCCCCCACCCGGATCCTGACGGTCCTCACCAACGATGTCCAACGGTACAAATACCTCGCTGAACAGCGCGGACTCACCGTGACCTCCGCGTCCCAGACCATGATGATTGTGGACATGGAAACTCAGGATGCCGAGGATCCGTGGCTCCCTGACGACGATCTGGAGCTGGCTACCTCGGAATCCAACGGTGTCCATTACGCGGTGGTCCATTCCGGCGAGCAGGTAGCTGCCAGCGGCCGGGTGTACGTGGTCAACGGCACGGCAATCTTCGACAAGATCGTTACCGAACCTGATTTTCAACGCCGCGGCCTGGGCAGTTTCATCATGAAGGCGCTGGCGGCGCAGGCTTTCGCGCACGATGTGGAGAACGGCCTGCTCCTGGCATCCTTGGACGGCCAAAAGCTCTACTCCCATCTGGGATGGGACGTAGTGGGCCACGTCCTCATGATGTCCAGCGGAACTGAAGGATCAGACCTCTCAGGAGCATAA
- a CDS encoding DEAD/DEAH box helicase, with product MAAPNSLISLLGRTPDPEQLRHVHTIPARKAVHEPWPGWVHPDVLAAYGTLGIHEPYRHQIQAADLAHSGQHVVIATGTASGKSLAYQLPALDAIHRSELRVLSDPGKIHDDGAVTLYLSPTKALAADQLAAIRSLKLPTVRAETYDGDTDVSSRRWIRDHANFILANPDMLHFGILPNHTWWARFFRRLRYVIVDEAHSYRGVFGSHVANLMRRLRRICAYYGAGTSFPEPVFIAASATASDPGVSFGRLIGAPVREVSEDCSPHGSTTVAFWEPALTDVKGENGAKQRRTAVAETADILANLVSSCVRTIAFIKSRRGAESIASITKRLLDEVDPSLPGRVAAYRSGYLPEERRALEQALRSGQLLGVSSTSALELGIDISGLDAVLVAGWPGTRASLFQQIGRAGRAGQDAIAAFVASDDPLDTYLVNHPEAIFDVSVEATVFDPGNPYVLGPHLCAAAAELPIGPAELDLFGPTAEGLLDRLVIQGYLRKRPAGWFWTHPESAAGMVNLRADGGGPVSIVDAETGSLLGTMDSPQTHYQAHTGAIYVHQGDSYLVEDLNETDHCVMVRRVNPDFYTTARDVTQIEVLETSRSVQWGDITVHFGDVKVTTQVVSFQRKALISNEILGEEPLDLGARDLFTKAVWFVVDNRSLHGAGLVEAEFPGALHAAEHAAIGLLPLVASSDRWDIGGVSTALHADTGVPTIFVYDGHPGGAGFAERGFEKAKIWLTATREAIKACECEAGCPSCVQSPKCGNKNNPLDKAAAITLLDVLLKDAS from the coding sequence GTGGCTGCACCGAATTCATTGATCTCCTTGCTGGGCCGGACACCGGACCCTGAGCAGCTGCGCCATGTCCACACCATCCCTGCCCGGAAAGCGGTCCACGAGCCCTGGCCAGGTTGGGTCCACCCGGATGTTCTGGCGGCCTACGGTACCTTGGGCATCCACGAACCGTACCGGCACCAGATCCAGGCGGCAGACCTCGCCCATTCCGGACAGCATGTTGTCATCGCCACGGGAACTGCTTCCGGAAAGTCGCTCGCCTACCAGTTGCCCGCGTTGGATGCGATACACCGTTCCGAGCTGCGGGTCCTCTCGGATCCCGGCAAAATCCACGACGACGGCGCCGTCACGTTGTATTTGTCCCCCACCAAAGCCCTGGCAGCAGACCAGCTCGCAGCGATCCGTTCGCTGAAGTTGCCCACGGTCCGGGCAGAAACCTATGACGGCGATACTGATGTCTCGTCCCGGCGTTGGATCCGTGACCACGCCAACTTCATCTTGGCCAACCCGGACATGCTGCACTTCGGCATCCTTCCCAACCACACGTGGTGGGCCCGGTTCTTCCGGCGGCTGCGTTACGTGATCGTGGACGAAGCACATAGTTATCGCGGCGTGTTCGGCTCGCACGTGGCCAACCTGATGCGACGACTCCGCCGGATCTGCGCTTACTACGGCGCAGGGACCTCCTTTCCGGAGCCTGTATTCATTGCCGCTTCGGCCACAGCCTCGGATCCGGGGGTTTCCTTTGGTCGGCTCATCGGCGCTCCCGTCCGGGAAGTCTCCGAAGACTGCTCGCCGCACGGTTCCACCACGGTGGCGTTCTGGGAGCCAGCCCTCACGGACGTCAAAGGTGAGAACGGTGCCAAACAGCGGAGGACGGCCGTAGCTGAAACAGCGGACATCCTGGCGAACCTCGTCTCTTCCTGTGTCAGGACCATCGCGTTCATCAAGTCGCGTCGCGGCGCCGAGTCCATTGCGTCCATCACCAAGAGACTGCTGGACGAAGTGGATCCCAGTCTTCCCGGGCGGGTGGCCGCCTACCGGTCCGGGTATCTGCCCGAGGAACGGCGGGCGTTGGAACAAGCTTTGAGATCCGGCCAGCTGCTGGGGGTTTCCAGCACATCCGCCTTGGAACTTGGCATCGATATTTCGGGTCTTGATGCCGTGCTGGTAGCAGGATGGCCCGGCACCCGGGCCTCCCTCTTTCAGCAGATCGGCCGCGCAGGACGAGCGGGGCAGGACGCCATAGCCGCCTTCGTGGCAAGTGACGATCCCCTGGATACGTACTTGGTGAATCACCCGGAAGCGATCTTTGATGTGTCCGTGGAAGCCACCGTCTTCGATCCTGGTAATCCCTATGTCCTTGGACCCCACCTGTGCGCGGCGGCGGCCGAGTTGCCGATCGGCCCGGCGGAGCTCGATCTTTTCGGCCCCACCGCCGAAGGGCTCCTTGACCGTTTGGTCATTCAGGGATACCTGCGGAAGCGGCCCGCGGGTTGGTTCTGGACGCACCCGGAGAGCGCTGCCGGAATGGTGAACCTCCGGGCTGACGGAGGTGGGCCCGTGAGCATCGTCGATGCCGAAACAGGCTCGCTCCTGGGAACCATGGATTCGCCACAAACCCACTATCAAGCCCACACGGGTGCCATCTATGTCCACCAAGGTGACAGCTATCTGGTGGAGGACCTCAACGAAACCGATCACTGCGTCATGGTGCGCCGGGTAAATCCTGACTTCTACACCACAGCCCGGGATGTAACCCAGATCGAAGTCCTTGAAACTTCGCGCTCGGTCCAGTGGGGTGACATCACCGTGCACTTCGGTGACGTCAAAGTAACCACCCAAGTGGTCTCCTTCCAACGCAAGGCCTTGATTTCCAACGAGATCCTCGGCGAAGAACCCCTCGATTTGGGAGCCAGGGACCTGTTTACCAAGGCCGTCTGGTTTGTGGTGGACAACCGTTCCCTGCACGGTGCCGGACTGGTGGAAGCGGAGTTCCCCGGGGCTCTGCATGCGGCTGAACATGCTGCAATCGGACTCCTCCCTTTGGTGGCTTCCAGCGACCGCTGGGATATCGGCGGGGTATCCACTGCCCTGCATGCCGACACCGGGGTTCCAACGATCTTCGTTTACGACGGCCATCCCGGTGGTGCCGGGTTCGCTGAGCGAGGTTTTGAGAAGGCCAAGATATGGCTGACGGCTACCCGGGAAGCCATCAAGGCCTGTGAGTGTGAAGCCGGCTGCCCGTCCTGTGTTCAGTCCCCTAAATGCGGCAACAAGAACAACCCGTTGGACAAGGCAGCCGCCATCACCCTCCTTGATGTTTTGTTGAAGGACGCCAGCTAG
- a CDS encoding Rv3654c family TadE-like protein: MTTLQPNVQDERGAGTVLALALGAVVMALILGLLLLAQAAVMASRAASAADLAALAAADSARGLTSGEPCAVAAGVAGKHDAKITSCTVAGGDVVEVETELAHPFQWGVATGRARAGPPP; encoded by the coding sequence GTGACGACGCTCCAGCCAAACGTCCAGGACGAACGCGGCGCCGGCACCGTGCTCGCACTGGCCTTGGGCGCCGTGGTCATGGCGCTGATACTCGGCCTGCTCCTACTGGCGCAGGCCGCAGTGATGGCATCCCGGGCCGCGTCGGCGGCCGACCTGGCAGCCCTTGCTGCCGCAGATTCTGCGAGGGGGCTTACTTCCGGTGAGCCCTGCGCGGTGGCAGCAGGCGTGGCGGGGAAACACGATGCAAAGATCACGTCCTGCACGGTGGCCGGCGGGGACGTGGTGGAGGTTGAAACGGAGCTGGCTCATCCCTTCCAGTGGGGCGTTGCCACTGGCCGCGCACGGGCCGGGCCTCCTCCGTAG
- a CDS encoding TadE family type IV pilus minor pilin, giving the protein MTAEFAVALPAVVLLLAFLLAGGAAGITQLRLEEAARAGARASARGEDAGSVDGIVKRLAGESVASSLTGDGEWVTVTASSPVGGALGPLIPWTLKASASARTEVGTP; this is encoded by the coding sequence GTGACTGCGGAGTTTGCAGTGGCCTTGCCGGCCGTTGTGTTGCTCCTGGCATTCCTGTTGGCAGGCGGCGCTGCGGGCATCACCCAACTCCGGCTGGAGGAGGCGGCGAGGGCGGGAGCACGCGCGTCGGCCCGGGGCGAGGACGCCGGCTCGGTGGACGGGATCGTCAAACGACTTGCTGGGGAGAGCGTTGCTTCCTCGCTTACCGGCGACGGCGAGTGGGTCACAGTAACTGCTTCCTCGCCAGTAGGCGGCGCCCTGGGACCGCTGATCCCCTGGACGTTGAAGGCCTCGGCATCCGCACGGACAGAAGTGGGCACCCCGTGA
- a CDS encoding DUF4244 domain-containing protein yields MKTLSTTLPGLLSDVARDRPAPVEVPETHSGEPVTNEQFELSEYELEHNELERFDLEDDVWQMGSDHEELAESDDGGLEDDGFWTRTWTTASARTKLMGSEVGMATAEYAIATLAAVGLAGLLVVILRSEEVRGFLLNLIRTALSLP; encoded by the coding sequence ATGAAAACACTGTCCACCACACTTCCTGGCCTTCTCAGTGACGTGGCCCGGGATCGGCCGGCGCCCGTTGAAGTCCCTGAGACTCACTCCGGGGAGCCGGTGACAAACGAACAGTTCGAACTCTCGGAGTACGAGCTCGAACATAACGAGCTCGAGCGATTCGATCTTGAGGACGACGTCTGGCAGATGGGGTCTGACCATGAGGAACTTGCGGAGTCCGACGACGGGGGACTTGAGGACGATGGCTTCTGGACAAGAACATGGACAACGGCAAGCGCACGGACAAAGCTGATGGGCTCGGAAGTGGGCATGGCCACCGCCGAGTACGCTATTGCCACCCTTGCTGCCGTTGGGCTGGCGGGATTGCTTGTGGTCATTCTTCGGAGCGAAGAGGTCCGCGGTTTCCTGCTCAACCTGATCCGTACGGCGTTGTCCCTGCCATGA
- a CDS encoding type II secretion system F family protein, with protein sequence MIAFMALAAILNFAAPTRTRTQFLRRRWESEAAQESSASSHVDPAADGLRDTAMMLELVASMLDAGAGIGRALELIAKCASPPIRQSLRPVVAALAIGADWETAWRTPTKHAPQAVRLKNALAFAALTGAPSASILYAQAARERREQFRAAEKRAAALGVKLVVPLGLCSLPAFICLGIVPVLIAMLPSG encoded by the coding sequence ATGATCGCATTCATGGCGCTGGCCGCTATCCTCAACTTCGCCGCACCCACCCGGACGAGGACGCAGTTTCTTCGCCGGCGATGGGAAAGCGAAGCGGCGCAGGAGTCTTCCGCATCAAGCCACGTTGACCCGGCGGCAGACGGGCTGCGAGATACGGCGATGATGCTGGAATTGGTGGCCTCGATGCTCGATGCTGGCGCCGGAATTGGGCGGGCACTGGAGCTCATCGCAAAATGTGCCTCGCCTCCCATCAGGCAATCACTCCGGCCCGTTGTTGCCGCGCTCGCCATTGGCGCCGACTGGGAGACTGCCTGGCGGACGCCCACCAAACACGCCCCTCAAGCGGTCCGCCTAAAGAATGCCTTGGCTTTCGCAGCCTTGACCGGTGCGCCGTCTGCTTCCATCCTCTATGCACAGGCGGCGAGGGAACGGCGCGAGCAGTTCCGGGCCGCAGAGAAGCGGGCAGCTGCCTTGGGGGTGAAGCTTGTAGTTCCTCTGGGCCTCTGCTCGCTGCCGGCCTTTATCTGCCTTGGCATCGTCCCGGTCCTGATCGCCATGCTTCCTTCCGGATGA
- a CDS encoding type II secretion system F family protein, with amino-acid sequence MSLGVLVQQLAALLRGGRGAFRLWEELWIVHGSRQTADGGTVPVAEKGNAGLSDESLQVLAAARAASTVGNSPAEAIRGAAAKTYPRRGSSERRVWMELAACLDIAETSGCPLADLLTRFAAQLEAEEDSEAARQTALAGPKATVRLLSWLPVFGLGLGMALGVDPLGILLNNFLGLATFAAGILLTAAGRVWSSRLVASASGGY; translated from the coding sequence TTGTCGCTTGGTGTGCTGGTACAACAGCTCGCGGCCCTCTTGCGCGGCGGCCGGGGAGCCTTCCGGCTGTGGGAGGAATTATGGATTGTCCATGGTTCACGGCAAACCGCGGACGGTGGCACGGTTCCCGTAGCAGAAAAGGGGAACGCCGGCCTGTCCGACGAGTCCCTGCAAGTTCTCGCGGCGGCACGGGCAGCGTCAACGGTGGGAAATTCTCCAGCCGAAGCCATCCGGGGCGCTGCCGCCAAGACTTATCCACGACGCGGAAGTTCAGAGCGCCGCGTATGGATGGAGTTGGCTGCCTGCCTGGACATTGCGGAGACCAGCGGCTGTCCGCTGGCGGACCTCCTCACTCGATTCGCAGCGCAATTGGAGGCCGAAGAGGACTCCGAAGCCGCCCGTCAGACGGCGCTCGCAGGCCCCAAGGCCACTGTTCGGCTGTTGTCGTGGCTTCCGGTATTCGGACTTGGGCTGGGAATGGCGTTGGGCGTTGACCCTTTGGGGATCTTGTTGAACAACTTTCTGGGCCTTGCCACGTTTGCGGCCGGAATCCTCCTTACAGCCGCGGGCCGTGTCTGGTCCTCGCGGCTGGTCGCTTCTGCGAGCGGGGGTTACTGA
- a CDS encoding TadA family conjugal transfer-associated ATPase has product MSLFAEGTRRRQGRRLDSVLLETVRESVLAGSGPVTPSTVAAAVQASGRLLGTAGALEAAESINAELNGLGPLQPLAQDPAVTDIFVNGPDSVWLDRGNGLERSSVHFDTEQQIRSLATRLVSAGGRRLDDGSPCVDVRLNGGYRVHAVLAPISTAGTLLSIRIRRDEVFTLAELKELGMFSDHVEAVLCAIMAHKLSFLISGATGSGKTTLLSTMLGLSHPAERLVLIEDAAELNPVHPHVVTLESRHGNLEGGGALDLGELVRQALRMRPDRLIVGECRGAEVRELLTALNTGHTGGGGTIHANTAEAVPARLVALGALAGLNAEAVRLQVSSALDVVIHVDRTQWGRKVASIGVVTDTRQGQKVVPALSWSPTGMTPGPAWPELSVRLSLAPWEELNGLPPQQDALPQHRSLMTGNPISTGSRPRGMRRFGDSR; this is encoded by the coding sequence GTGAGCCTGTTTGCCGAGGGAACCCGTCGCCGGCAGGGCCGCAGACTGGACTCCGTTCTTCTGGAAACGGTGCGGGAGTCAGTACTCGCAGGGAGCGGACCTGTAACTCCCTCCACTGTCGCGGCAGCAGTGCAAGCAAGCGGCAGACTACTGGGTACAGCCGGAGCGTTGGAGGCGGCCGAATCCATCAATGCGGAACTGAACGGGTTGGGCCCCCTCCAGCCGCTCGCACAAGATCCCGCCGTTACCGACATCTTCGTCAACGGCCCTGATTCCGTGTGGTTGGACCGCGGGAACGGCCTGGAACGTTCATCTGTTCATTTCGACACCGAACAACAGATCAGATCACTGGCTACCCGCTTGGTCTCAGCCGGGGGACGGCGACTGGACGACGGTTCCCCCTGTGTGGACGTACGGCTCAACGGCGGATATCGGGTGCACGCAGTCCTCGCGCCGATTTCAACGGCAGGGACCCTGCTGTCCATCCGCATCCGCCGGGACGAAGTGTTTACCCTCGCCGAGCTGAAAGAACTCGGCATGTTTTCGGACCACGTCGAGGCAGTTCTCTGTGCCATCATGGCTCACAAACTGAGTTTCCTCATCAGCGGGGCAACGGGCTCGGGAAAGACAACCCTGCTCTCCACTATGCTCGGCCTGAGCCATCCGGCCGAGCGTCTGGTCCTGATAGAGGACGCCGCCGAGCTTAACCCTGTCCACCCGCATGTGGTGACGCTGGAATCGCGCCACGGAAACCTCGAGGGCGGAGGGGCTCTGGACCTCGGAGAACTGGTCCGCCAAGCACTGCGCATGCGGCCGGACAGGTTGATCGTAGGTGAATGCCGAGGTGCTGAAGTCCGCGAACTGCTGACCGCGCTCAATACCGGCCACACCGGAGGTGGTGGCACCATCCACGCCAACACTGCCGAAGCGGTGCCGGCACGGTTGGTGGCACTCGGTGCCCTGGCAGGGTTGAACGCCGAAGCCGTGCGGTTGCAGGTCTCCAGCGCCCTTGACGTCGTGATTCACGTGGATCGAACACAGTGGGGACGGAAGGTGGCATCCATCGGCGTAGTCACGGATACCAGGCAGGGGCAGAAAGTGGTGCCGGCCCTCAGCTGGAGCCCCACAGGAATGACACCCGGGCCAGCATGGCCTGAACTCTCCGTCCGGCTCTCGCTGGCACCGTGGGAGGAACTGAATGGTTTGCCGCCACAGCAAGACGCACTGCCACAACACCGGTCCCTGATGACGGGCAACCCCATATCAACCGGGTCACGTCCCCGGGGGATGCGTCGGTTCGGTGACAGCCGATGA
- the ssd gene encoding septum site-determining protein Ssd, which translates to MPRDAVGILLVSGDPYLQEEAKRIVAAAGGSLRTAVDVMEAVHGWDNADVVLVGSDIRELPPRRRAPTVLLGKASEGDGLWRLAASLGAERVAVLPEAAGWLAEHLSMSGSPDPGGTVMGIIGGSGGAGATTTAIWLAQAAAGHGISTVLIDGDRWGGGLELAVTADEIPGLRWPDFAETRGSIDPSQFRDSLPVAGGFAYLSWPGTREPVHIPAAGAVAAVVDAARRSFELILVDIGRSGEGLGTLAWDCDRILVLTKAHLKSAVAAARVLNELPPIDAGLVVRGSGATSVDAPMIAESLGLPLLGVLPEIRGVAAGTELGRLLEIGRRKSVSRFAGSVLELTGDVQ; encoded by the coding sequence GTGCCACGCGACGCGGTCGGTATTCTGCTCGTTTCCGGCGACCCCTACCTTCAGGAAGAGGCAAAACGGATAGTCGCTGCGGCAGGCGGAAGTCTCAGAACGGCCGTGGATGTGATGGAAGCCGTCCACGGCTGGGACAACGCTGACGTCGTGCTGGTAGGCAGCGATATTCGGGAATTGCCACCTAGGCGAAGGGCTCCCACGGTGTTGCTCGGCAAAGCCTCTGAAGGGGACGGGTTATGGCGTTTAGCCGCTTCGCTTGGAGCTGAGCGCGTCGCCGTCCTTCCTGAGGCCGCGGGTTGGCTGGCCGAACACCTGAGCATGTCCGGCTCCCCGGATCCTGGCGGCACGGTCATGGGAATCATCGGTGGCAGTGGTGGGGCTGGAGCTACCACCACCGCCATCTGGCTTGCCCAAGCTGCAGCCGGTCATGGCATCAGCACCGTGCTCATCGACGGCGACCGCTGGGGTGGTGGCCTTGAGCTGGCGGTCACCGCTGACGAAATTCCCGGTCTCCGATGGCCGGACTTCGCCGAAACCCGGGGCAGCATCGATCCGTCCCAGTTCCGGGATTCACTGCCGGTTGCCGGCGGCTTCGCTTACCTGTCCTGGCCCGGGACCCGTGAACCGGTCCATATCCCGGCGGCTGGCGCCGTGGCTGCTGTTGTTGACGCCGCACGGCGGAGCTTCGAACTCATCCTGGTTGACATCGGACGCAGCGGGGAGGGCTTGGGCACGCTCGCGTGGGATTGCGACAGGATCTTGGTGCTGACCAAGGCCCACCTCAAATCCGCAGTGGCGGCCGCGCGCGTCCTCAACGAACTTCCGCCCATAGATGCCGGACTTGTGGTCCGCGGAAGCGGCGCCACCTCTGTGGATGCTCCCATGATCGCCGAGTCTCTCGGGTTGCCGTTGCTGGGTGTCCTGCCGGAGATCCGTGGTGTCGCTGCAGGCACTGAGCTGGGGCGGCTGCTGGAAATCGGACGCCGGAAATCAGTCAGCCGCTTCGCTGGTTCTGTGCTGGAACTGACCGGCGACGTCCAGTGA